A section of the Bacillus pumilus genome encodes:
- a CDS encoding lipoprotein YteS: protein MKRKKKAAAWLFSFIAVFCLSACHGNTNGIDVLIFSDMSKGMKDQLVEKAFQTEQETYSVHIFPAIPEKLLVEITAKEGDIMLVPEEMFRTYDDPESFQLLEEMGIDDQAAGPYTTEDQKTGKTVDYAVQVNKGTKKLNGYTFRLHRDMVAFIPVYADKSKEALSLMKQLRENR, encoded by the coding sequence ATGAAGAGGAAAAAAAAGGCTGCGGCATGGCTCTTCAGCTTCATCGCCGTCTTTTGTTTGTCAGCCTGTCATGGGAATACAAACGGTATCGATGTTCTGATTTTTTCTGACATGTCCAAGGGGATGAAGGATCAATTAGTCGAGAAGGCTTTTCAAACGGAACAAGAAACGTATAGCGTCCACATCTTTCCAGCGATTCCTGAAAAACTTCTTGTGGAAATTACTGCAAAAGAGGGGGACATCATGCTTGTCCCGGAAGAGATGTTTCGAACGTATGATGATCCTGAAAGTTTTCAATTGCTTGAAGAGATGGGCATAGATGATCAAGCGGCAGGGCCATATACGACCGAGGATCAAAAGACAGGGAAGACGGTCGATTATGCGGTTCAAGTTAACAAAGGCACGAAAAAGCTAAACGGCTATACCTTTCGATTACACCGAGATATGGTCGCTTTTATTCCCGTGTATGCAGACAAATCCAAAGAGGCGCTGTCTCTCATGAAACAGCTTCGTGAAAATCGATAG
- a CDS encoding glycoside hydrolase family 88/105 protein encodes MTLSTEKGSPLEHAEKLAQTIMKAHTPIELPPAGRWHYHQGVFLCGVMKLYESTGNETYFNYVKSYADSLIDEYGNLLFRRDELDAIQAGLILFPLYERTGEKRYVLAAEKLRGLYRTLNRTSEGGFWHKDNYAYQMWLDGLYMGGPFALKYAKLKGEEELVDMVIHQEYLMRKHTKDEKTGLYYHAWDERKVMPWADQKTGCSPEFWARSFGWYVLALADMIEDLPEQHEGRKMWKETLIDMLESVARYQDQDTGLWHQIIDKGTHSDNWLESSGSCLFMYAMAKAMNEGYVSLSYTDHVVKAYQGLIQHKTAETETGDFTINDICIGTSAGFYDYYVGRERSTNDLHGAGAFIMALTELEKLSVFQKA; translated from the coding sequence ATGACATTATCGACTGAAAAAGGATCACCACTTGAGCATGCAGAGAAATTAGCACAAACAATTATGAAAGCGCATACACCAATAGAGCTGCCTCCAGCTGGAAGATGGCATTATCATCAAGGCGTTTTTCTTTGCGGTGTGATGAAGCTATATGAGTCAACGGGGAACGAGACGTATTTCAATTATGTGAAAAGCTACGCAGATTCGCTCATTGATGAGTATGGAAACCTGTTATTCCGGAGAGATGAGCTTGATGCGATCCAAGCAGGGCTCATTTTATTCCCTCTTTATGAACGAACAGGAGAGAAGCGGTATGTGCTGGCAGCAGAGAAGCTCCGCGGGCTTTATCGCACATTGAATCGCACGTCTGAAGGTGGATTTTGGCATAAAGACAATTATGCTTATCAAATGTGGCTGGATGGTCTCTACATGGGAGGACCCTTTGCGTTAAAGTATGCAAAGCTGAAAGGTGAAGAGGAATTGGTGGATATGGTGATCCACCAAGAGTATCTCATGAGAAAGCATACAAAAGATGAAAAAACCGGTCTGTATTATCACGCTTGGGACGAACGAAAAGTGATGCCATGGGCGGATCAAAAGACAGGCTGTTCGCCCGAGTTTTGGGCAAGGTCATTTGGCTGGTATGTCCTTGCATTAGCAGACATGATCGAGGATCTGCCAGAGCAGCATGAAGGGAGAAAAATGTGGAAGGAAACGCTGATAGACATGCTGGAAAGTGTAGCTAGGTACCAGGATCAAGACACAGGTTTATGGCATCAAATCATTGATAAAGGGACGCATAGCGACAATTGGCTTGAAAGCTCTGGATCGTGTTTATTCATGTACGCCATGGCAAAAGCCATGAACGAAGGATATGTCAGCCTCAGCTACACAGATCATGTGGTGAAAGCATATCAAGGCTTAATTCAGCATAAGACGGCTGAGACAGAAACCGGTGATTTTACCATCAATGATATATGTATCGGAACATCTGCTGGGTTTTATGATTACTACGTCGGTAGAGAGAGAAGCACAAATGATTTGCACGGGGCAGGCGCTTTTATTATGGCATTAACTGAGCTAGAGAAGCTGTCTGTTTTTCAAAAAGCATGA
- a CDS encoding ABC transporter permease, which produces MKTEDVTAKGVPAAALKKENRKRLLNQMLSQKFLYLMILPGLIYFLVFKYVPMWGLIIAFQDYQPFLGILGSEWVGFKHFIRLFTEPTFFILLKNTLILFAMNVVIFFPIPILLALLLNEVRLALFKKFVQTMIYIPHFMSWVIVVSLSFVLLTVDGGLINELIAFFGGEKINFLLSQEWFRPMYILQVIWREAGWSTIIYLAAITAVDPQLYEAAKMDGAGRLRQMWHITLPAIKSVIVVLLILKIGDTLELGFEHVYLLLNATNREVAEIFDTYVYTAGLKQGQFSYSTAVGLFKAAVGLILVMLANRLAKKFGEEGIY; this is translated from the coding sequence ATGAAAACAGAGGATGTCACTGCCAAGGGTGTGCCTGCGGCAGCTTTGAAAAAAGAAAATAGAAAGCGCTTACTTAATCAAATGCTTAGTCAAAAGTTTTTGTATCTCATGATTTTACCAGGGCTCATTTATTTTCTTGTCTTTAAATATGTGCCGATGTGGGGGCTGATCATTGCCTTTCAAGATTACCAGCCGTTTCTCGGTATTCTTGGCAGTGAGTGGGTTGGCTTCAAACACTTTATTCGCTTGTTTACAGAACCAACATTTTTCATCTTATTAAAAAATACACTGATTTTATTTGCCATGAATGTCGTGATTTTCTTTCCAATTCCAATCTTATTGGCCCTGCTTTTAAACGAGGTCAGATTGGCATTGTTTAAGAAATTTGTTCAGACGATGATATACATTCCTCACTTCATGTCATGGGTGATTGTCGTGTCCTTATCCTTTGTTTTGTTAACAGTAGATGGCGGATTAATCAATGAATTGATTGCTTTCTTTGGAGGGGAAAAGATTAACTTCCTTCTTAGTCAGGAATGGTTCAGGCCGATGTACATTTTACAAGTGATCTGGCGAGAAGCAGGCTGGTCGACGATCATTTACCTTGCGGCGATTACAGCGGTAGATCCGCAGCTCTATGAAGCAGCGAAAATGGATGGAGCCGGCAGACTGAGACAAATGTGGCATATCACGCTTCCTGCCATTAAAAGTGTGATTGTCGTTCTACTAATTTTGAAAATTGGTGACACATTAGAGCTTGGCTTTGAGCATGTCTACTTATTACTCAATGCAACGAACCGAGAAGTAGCAGAAATCTTTGATACGTACGTTTATACAGCTGGTCTTAAGCAAGGGCAATTTAGCTATAGTACCGCTGTTGGTCTATTTAAAGCAGCTGTTGGACTCATTTTGGTTATGCTGGCGAACCGTTTAGCGAAGAAATTTGGGGAAGAAGGTATTTACTAA
- a CDS encoding helix-turn-helix domain-containing protein: MKRRQYKFYYKLVTFFFMLSTIPVIIVGIFSYQHSQKTALENISNEKLDSVKQTQSNIEHILKTVDHSLTHYVSSPPLLQTLAEPLNPDQFQLYNQVQQELNYLQTFDTDLSNITLVSKMEDWYMNNSGLYHVTSGDQEKALTSYLNIPSHSSWVLEENNPLVATKEGKASFCKYNVNLIKQLPMNSVQKKGIAVASIPSCTLANNMPDFSQSDSMFVIDTNGKVLLHNRKKQIGESLKNQEFVKHVLSSEKRSGQFNMKIEELNYQITFQKSDYNEWTYLSFVSIPELKAQTKSIGWITFIICFILLALSLLFSWFGSRHFYKPIRLLYESFARNESFLQKQPFQNEFELIESSIKQMKDQNNDLEERIEQQVTHLQQYFMVRLLLGKLTEEEINNRFQSLGFPQGWSHLSMLVIQIDTLKGTPYEKKDADLLLFAINGLVEQIIPQGEHLQPTVVNQHQTTIILNHSKSDEEFTEYLNQLAETIQLRIEEELGLSISIGISRQFQELTMAKQAYIEGKEALKYRLKAEKKSIILYEHIQQGKTFKTHFPKQLQHDLFDAIKAGDQGKADHYLHVLLQSIFSKNAGPHEYHIALARFLNNLIELMHLLGIELFEVEDNKMLYDTIFEFKTFEDTETWLKHEIIRPIIDQLGAREESQYKNISEKIIHIIHQEFDSDLTLDEIATRLHYNPNYLSSIFRKEMDISFSEYLSSYRHHVAKNWLVETDMSVKEISEKLKYKNPQNFIRSFKKLEGTTPGKYRDQKKGI; encoded by the coding sequence ATGAAAAGAAGGCAATATAAGTTTTATTACAAGCTCGTCACGTTTTTTTTCATGCTTAGTACGATTCCTGTCATCATTGTCGGTATTTTTTCTTATCAGCATTCACAAAAAACAGCACTCGAAAATATCTCAAATGAAAAGCTGGACAGCGTGAAACAAACGCAATCTAATATTGAGCATATTTTAAAGACTGTTGATCATTCTCTCACTCACTATGTCAGTTCGCCGCCTCTCCTTCAAACACTGGCAGAACCTTTAAATCCAGACCAATTCCAGCTTTATAATCAAGTACAACAGGAACTAAACTACTTGCAAACCTTTGACACCGATCTTTCCAATATTACACTCGTCAGTAAAATGGAAGACTGGTATATGAACAATTCAGGGCTTTATCATGTCACAAGCGGAGACCAAGAAAAAGCGCTCACCTCTTACCTCAATATTCCAAGTCATTCTAGCTGGGTACTTGAAGAGAATAATCCACTTGTTGCGACAAAAGAAGGAAAGGCTTCCTTTTGCAAATACAATGTGAACTTAATCAAGCAACTTCCGATGAACAGTGTCCAGAAAAAAGGAATCGCTGTCGCCAGCATTCCGAGCTGTACGCTTGCTAACAATATGCCTGACTTCTCTCAATCTGACAGTATGTTTGTCATTGATACGAATGGAAAAGTGCTGTTACATAACCGCAAAAAACAAATTGGTGAATCCTTGAAAAATCAAGAGTTCGTCAAGCATGTCCTATCAAGTGAAAAACGATCAGGTCAATTTAACATGAAGATCGAGGAACTAAACTATCAAATTACGTTTCAAAAATCAGACTATAACGAATGGACGTACCTCTCCTTTGTTTCCATACCAGAACTAAAGGCACAAACGAAATCAATAGGATGGATCACCTTTATTATCTGTTTTATTTTGTTAGCGCTTTCATTACTATTTTCATGGTTTGGCTCCAGACATTTTTATAAACCCATCCGCTTGTTATACGAGTCCTTTGCACGTAATGAATCCTTTTTGCAAAAGCAGCCTTTTCAAAATGAATTTGAGTTGATTGAGTCGAGTATTAAACAAATGAAGGATCAAAACAATGATTTAGAGGAACGGATTGAGCAGCAAGTCACGCACCTCCAGCAATACTTTATGGTACGGCTATTGCTCGGAAAGCTGACAGAAGAAGAGATTAACAATCGGTTCCAAAGTTTAGGATTCCCTCAGGGCTGGTCTCACTTATCCATGCTTGTGATCCAAATCGATACACTAAAAGGAACACCTTATGAAAAAAAGGATGCTGACTTACTTTTATTTGCGATCAATGGACTGGTTGAGCAGATTATTCCACAAGGAGAGCATCTTCAGCCAACAGTTGTCAATCAGCATCAAACGACGATTATCCTAAATCACTCAAAGTCAGATGAAGAATTTACTGAATATTTAAACCAATTAGCAGAAACCATTCAGCTGCGTATCGAGGAAGAGCTTGGTTTATCGATCAGCATCGGAATCAGCCGCCAGTTTCAGGAGCTCACTATGGCAAAACAGGCTTACATTGAAGGAAAAGAGGCCTTAAAATACAGGCTCAAAGCAGAGAAAAAATCCATTATCTTATATGAACATATCCAGCAAGGAAAAACGTTTAAAACCCATTTTCCAAAGCAGTTGCAGCATGATTTATTTGATGCAATAAAAGCAGGTGATCAAGGCAAGGCAGATCACTATTTACATGTGCTCCTTCAATCCATTTTCTCTAAAAATGCGGGACCGCATGAGTATCATATCGCCCTCGCCCGTTTTTTAAACAATTTGATTGAGCTGATGCATTTGCTTGGCATTGAATTGTTTGAGGTTGAAGACAATAAAATGCTGTATGATACAATTTTTGAATTTAAAACGTTTGAAGATACCGAAACATGGCTGAAACATGAGATCATTCGGCCGATTATTGACCAGCTAGGTGCACGCGAGGAATCACAATACAAAAACATCTCAGAAAAGATCATTCATATCATCCATCAAGAATTCGATTCTGATCTCACATTGGATGAAATCGCCACACGCCTACATTACAATCCAAATTATTTAAGCAGTATCTTTAGAAAGGAAATGGATATCTCTTTTAGTGAATATCTCTCATCCTACAGACACCATGTCGCCAAAAACTGGCTCGTGGAGACCGATATGTCCGTCAAAGAAATTTCGGAAAAACTGAAATATAAAAACCCGCAAAACTTCATCCGTTCCTTCAAAAAACTTGAAGGCACGACCCCAGGCAAATACCGTGACCAGAAAAAAGGCATATAA
- a CDS encoding winged helix-turn-helix transcriptional regulator: protein MEKKKYNISVEATLEVIGGKWKCVILCHLTHGKKRTSELKRLMPNITQKMLTQQLRELESDGVINRIVYEQVPPKVEYELSEYGQSLERILNALCDWGAAHIERVYGEPLSVLEDSILNEQFK from the coding sequence ATGGAAAAGAAAAAATATAATATCTCCGTGGAAGCGACCCTTGAGGTCATTGGCGGAAAGTGGAAGTGCGTGATTTTATGTCATTTAACACATGGGAAAAAACGCACAAGTGAATTGAAGCGGCTCATGCCAAACATCACACAAAAAATGCTTACACAGCAGCTGAGAGAGCTTGAAAGTGATGGAGTGATTAACCGGATTGTGTATGAGCAAGTACCGCCTAAAGTGGAATATGAATTAAGTGAATACGGTCAGTCGCTCGAAAGAATTCTGAATGCGCTATGTGATTGGGGAGCAGCTCATATTGAACGTGTGTACGGAGAGCCGCTTTCGGTACTAGAAGACAGTATTTTAAATGAACAGTTTAAATAA
- a CDS encoding MFS transporter — translation MKKKQNHFALLALAISAFAIGTTEFISVGLLPMISEDFGVSVSQAGWTVSLYALGVTFGAPMLTSLTSTMKRKTLLLLIMLVFLIGNTLATIAPTFSILLIGRVISALSHGIFMSIGSTIAASLVVKEKRASAIAFMFTGLTVATVTGVPFGTFLGHELGWRTSFGVIVIIGLIALISNYFLVPSQLKQGVKTSFKDQALLLKTKRILLLFVITATGYGGTFVVFTYLSPLLQHVTGLAPGVVALILLLYGIAIAAGNIIGGKVANEKPMKALIYMFIIQSIILFILSLTAGLTVLGIATVMLMGLFAFMNVPGLQVAVVDFAERYTPGAVDVASAMNIAAFNAGIAIGSFLGGIVTDTLGLVHTGWVGGIMVLIAAILTMISFRIEQQEQKSNHLKERSI, via the coding sequence ATGAAGAAAAAACAAAACCACTTTGCCCTTCTCGCACTAGCTATTAGTGCTTTTGCTATAGGAACCACTGAGTTTATTAGTGTCGGTCTTTTGCCAATGATTTCAGAGGACTTTGGAGTGAGCGTCAGTCAGGCGGGCTGGACCGTCTCTTTATATGCTCTTGGTGTGACATTCGGCGCGCCTATGTTGACTTCTCTGACTTCAACGATGAAAAGAAAGACATTGCTTTTGCTCATTATGCTCGTCTTTTTGATTGGAAATACACTTGCCACGATAGCTCCGACCTTTTCAATACTATTAATCGGCCGGGTCATTTCAGCCTTATCCCATGGAATCTTTATGTCCATTGGCTCTACAATCGCTGCAAGCCTTGTAGTGAAAGAAAAACGGGCAAGCGCGATTGCCTTTATGTTCACCGGATTAACAGTTGCGACTGTGACGGGCGTACCATTCGGGACATTTCTTGGTCATGAGCTCGGATGGCGAACATCATTCGGTGTGATTGTCATCATTGGTCTAATCGCATTAATATCTAACTATTTCCTTGTTCCATCTCAATTAAAGCAAGGCGTAAAAACATCATTTAAGGATCAAGCTCTTTTATTAAAAACAAAAAGAATCCTGCTTCTATTTGTCATTACAGCAACAGGATACGGAGGAACATTTGTCGTCTTTACGTACTTATCCCCTCTCTTACAGCATGTGACAGGTCTTGCGCCAGGGGTGGTGGCATTGATTCTGCTTTTATACGGAATCGCGATAGCAGCCGGAAATATCATTGGCGGAAAGGTCGCTAATGAGAAGCCAATGAAAGCACTGATTTACATGTTTATCATCCAAAGCATCATTTTGTTTATCCTTAGCTTGACTGCTGGATTGACGGTGCTAGGCATTGCAACCGTCATGCTGATGGGACTGTTTGCTTTCATGAATGTACCTGGGCTGCAAGTCGCTGTCGTTGACTTTGCAGAAAGATACACCCCAGGAGCAGTCGACGTCGCTTCCGCTATGAATATCGCTGCCTTTAATGCTGGTATCGCCATCGGCTCATTTTTAGGCGGCATCGTGACAGATACTCTTGGGCTTGTGCATACAGGCTGGGTCGGCGGCATCATGGTCCTGATTGCTGCGATTCTCACGATGATTAGTTTTCGAATCGAACAACAAGAACAAAAATCAAACCATCTAAAGGAGCGTTCAATATGA